The Saccharolobus shibatae B12 genomic interval TAAATATCGTAGTGTACTCTGATACTTCAAAACGATCAATCATATAGGCTATACTTTAAAAAGTTAATAAGGGTAGTTCTCAAGCAAAGTAGAAAATTACTCATTGCTATAAAAGTTCTTAAACCGAGTACGTTACTTTATAATATGATCTTAAGTTTAATCAAGAATGAAAATACCACATTTAAACCGCTAATCCTTCCTATAGTTCTTCTTGCAATTGCTGTTAACCCATACACAGAAAGTCTAGAATTTCACTATCCTGCAATTTATATGATTTCTCACTATCTAGTTTACTTCTCTGGAATATTTGTCGGTTATAAGTACTTTAAGGGAGACGAAATTTCTTTAGCGCTTGGATTGATACCACCTATCTTGTGGCACTTACCATATTTTTTCGCATTAGGTGCAGCTTTCACAACGTACAGAGTAATTCTCGAAATAACACTTCTTATTGGCGGAATTCTTGCGGGTTCCTCAATTAAATACGTAAAGTTTTACCTAAAAGTTACATTATTCGCACTCTGGATGTTGGGAGATAGTGCACTGGCAATAATATTCATTGTATCGAGTCCGATATATTCAAACGTTGCTTACAATTTCTCTCCATATCCTCCCTCATCCCTTCCAATTGCTGGTGTAACGATGTTCATTGCAATGAATGTGTTCCTAGGATACGTTATAGCTAAATACATAAAAGGAATAGTAGGGTGAGCGGAAAGGTCTTTCACTAAAAAGGGAGCTCTTTAAAAAATTAAATTGCGTAAAATAGAACAGATGATGTACAAAATAGCGATCCGAAGAATCCTAGTGCCATTAAATAGGCATAGTCTGGAATTAATAAGCCATAAAAAGCTAAACCACCAGCTGCTGCTATTCCTATAAACAATAGATTCAAGAGGGAAAATAGGTATACTGATCTTATACCTTCTCTAACTGATTGAGCAAGCATTGCAGCACCGAAAAACCCCACAAGCATGGCAAGGGTTATATGACTTGACAATATCAACGCCTCTGAATAGGCATTTAGTGGGAATTTATCATAAAATAATGTAGCTATCCCTGCGTAGAATAATCCAGCTAACAGTATGGTCTCAGTTAAGGAGATATACAACATCAGTTTACTTGGCCTTATTCTAGACTGTGAAACTACCAATTTACTCACCCCTTCTTATACTATATATTAAACAACCGGAGGCAGTTATAAGTGCAAATACAAAACCCATTCCCATTTGAAGCAAGTAATTCACATCTATCACACCTCCAAAATAAAATGATCCAGCAAACGCTGCAAAAAGGACTGAAAGAACGTTTAGAATAGAGATTACAATTGCACCCTTATCCTTATAGCTAACTGCGGATGCGAGCAAACCTATGCTTAATATAGCAACTAGAATTGCACCATATAAATGCATTATTAAGGGTACCCCTTGAAGAGGAAGGTTATATACAGCTAATAACATGCCTCCAGCGTAAAGAACAAGTAGTATTGCTACCTCACCAGAAGCTATTGCTGGCATATAATTCATTCTGGACATCATCTTACTTATTTGGATATACTTCTCATACATTAATTCAATAGTTCCCAACACAATCACCCTACTGATAGGTGTTTCCAGCATTCTGAAGCTCTGTATAGCAATTACTTGGAGTTTGACCAGATTGTAATAGCATTTTTTGGCATCCAGTTGCCTGGTCATATGAAGATAGATATGCATATCCAGAAAGATCATTAGTGCGTCCTAATATTGTAGGAGCATTTAAGTTCATGCCAATTGCGTAAAGGTAATCAGTATTAGAATCCCAATATAATTGCACGTAAGGTAATGGTCTAACTGTGGGTCCAGTTAGTACAGAAGCTCCGTGGTAAGGATCATAAGTAGATCCGTGACAATCACAATGTATAACTCCGGGTGCATTTGCTTGTTGAGCAGACTGTAAAGCAACTTCGGGTAGGAAGTTTGGGGTAGGTAAACCTACCTTCATATATTTAGGTGGATAAAAGTGGATTTCAGGTGGAGTGCACCCTAAATGTTGGCATATGGCTGAATAAGCTACTATTGAATTATTAGGACCAACCCCACCCGGAAAAGTATAAGTCTTACCGTTTTCCGGAATTACAACCGTAGTTGGAGGAACTTTTATAGGATTATCGTTCTCATCGCCTAAATTCAAGAGGAAAGTTATATCACCTTGCATTGGGTATTCAAATAATAAGATCTCTGGATTATTTACGGGAATTTGAGACGCTTTAATTGGATTCCCACTGGAGTCGACTATAATTACCCATGGAAATTGTTTCAAACTTATTTCAGGTTGATTTAGATACGAAATGACCGGAATTGCACTTAGTACTGCTGCAGCCCCTATACCTATGAGAATACCTTTTAGGAATGCTCTCTTGCTGGGATCAAGAGGACCTACATTTTTCTCAGCGTAATTATATAAATAATCTCTCCCACTTTTTATAAACTCTTTCTCATCAAACCTAGTTTTTGGATCTCTCATCTTCCTAAGAAGCTTAATAGCAAATATAAGATCATCACGCTTAATAATAGGTATTCCCTTAGCCATATTACTTACCAAATTTACAATGTAAGTTAAACCTTAAAAATTTTATTTTAAAATTTTCCATAGCAAATGTTAGCTTTATTTGTTGCACAAGGTTTTTTAGTAATATTATGACCATGTACCTTATGTAGAGGAAATTTATTATGCAATCAAATTAACTAAATAAATAAGTAAAAATAAGCACAAACCTTTACGTACTAGAAATTACATGATAAATTAAATAACATATCTATGACTAGTTTAGCAAAAATATAATTTTATTTTAAAAGCACATGACACTAAAACAAGCATAGTGAATGTGTATACCTACAATTTTTCTTATAGTAGACTAGATTATGTAATTCTAATTTTAATTAACTCAACTTTAACAGAGTTTAAGTTATTAAATCTTCGAAAAATTTCAAATAAAGATTTATAAGCTTGAATACTCTAAAAAAGAATTAGGTGTGAAGTATGGATATTAAGGAGCATGCCGAAGAGGTGTGGTTTATAATTATGTTGATTTTGGTTGCAACATTCTTCAGTTGGAACGTTTACTATATTCTAACTGGAAAGAGCTTTAGTTTACGATACGGTTTACCAGAATTCTCTGGCTTACCTCCACAAGCTCAAGTGGCAGTGAATTATTTTGAAACTCACCCTCCGCCACCTGGGGAGTATTCTGAGGTCATAAATGGCACTCTAGTAGTTAATATTACTGCAGTGCAATACAAGTGGGTTCCCAACATTATAGTAGCTAACGTGAGTGAACCAGTAGTACTGATAGTAAACTCTCCACAAGTGGATACTGGATTCTACTTAAGGCTTCCAAATGGGCTAATTAATATAAATAATGTTCCAGGAATTACAAGCTATGTTTATTTTATAACTCCTAATCAGCCGGGAAATTACACGTGGTATAATGCAGAATATGATGGTTATGCTTCCTCATATATGACTGGAACTCTAGAGGTGGTATAATGAGTATTATAAAACAAATAAAAGATACTATAATGCCTAAAAACACGTTAAACGTAGTTTGGCTTTACACAATAGGTTCCATATTCTGGCTAGGAGTTTTAGGAATTGCAGCCATGAATCTAAGGACTTATTTAACGTTTAATAATAATTCCCCCAACGTGGGAGAACTATACTATAGTGCATTAACTATTCACGGCTGGGCCGGTATGTTTGGATTTGTACCTTTAGCTGCGGTAGCTGTAATCGCGTTTGCAATGTATAAGAGTAACTTATCAATTTTACATACTAAATTAATGTCTATTTTCTTCTGGTTGTCTAACATATTCTTAGCAATTGGGTTTGCTGGATCTCCTGATATGGGTTGGTACATGTATCCTCCACTAGCAATAGAATCAGATAGTAACTTCCATGCCTTTTTGTTTTACACTTCGCCAGCCCTGATGGGTATGGCTTACTTATCCCTAACTTTAGCCTTCATATTACAGACAGCGATGTTCATAACACTGATTGCAGATGCCTACGCTACAAAACCAAGAAATGAAAGATTGAACATCTTTGGAGCTTATGGAGTAGCTTTTGCAATAGTTATTGCAATAACTCTTCCCGCATTAGCAGCATCTACATTATGGTATACGTTATATTTCTTTGCAGGAGTTCCAGTTAACCCATTGTTATGGGCATTACTATTTTGGTTCTATGGGCATCCAGTAGTATATTACGTTCCATTCCCGTTGTTTGGCGCTTTGTACTACTATGTACCAAAATACGCTGGGAGGGCACTCTTCAGTGAGAAGTGGGCTAGATGGAATATATACTTACTATCAATAGGCTCAATGCTTATATGGGTTCACCATCTGCAAACTTGGCCATTACCTATAGATCTGAGAATATGGGTAAACTTATCCACACTGATCTTAGCCTCAGGGTCTGGCCTTACCGTGCTTAACTTAGGGTTAACAATACTTCTTTCTCAAAAATATAACTGGAAAGACCCAGTGGGAATGGGAGCACTGATTGCATTAGTAGGATTCATATTAGCTGGTGTTCAAGCGTTAGTTTTGCCAGAGAATTCAATAAACCCACTATTCCACAATACCTATTACGTAGTAGGGCATTTCCACCTAATGATATGGACGTTAATAGTAATGGGCTTCACTACCGTATTTTTAGATATGTTAAGAAGCACATTTGGTGGATTCAACTTCAGTGAGCAAGCCTCTAAATGGATGAGAATTGGAATGATATGGTGGACAGCACCATTTATGAGTGTAGGTTATACCATGTCAGTTATTGGCTATCTAGGAATGTTAAGGAGAATGATAGCTTATCCAGCAATGTTCCAACCATATAACTTGTTAGAATCATTATTAGCTGAAATAGGAATTCCAGGGTTATTAGTAACGATATTTGTAGGTATTTTCGATGCGTTAGCTTATGCTTCTAAGCAAAATGTTTTTTCCGCTTCTACCCCCTCAACTCCCTCTAATTTACCCGTAATGGCGGAAGATGGGGTGAGCAAAAATGGGTGAGGAAAAGAAGGGAATTATAGATACTATAATTGATAGAGTAGGTGTAACTGAAGCACCATTGTTTAAGACACCAGATTACATGTATAATCTATCTTATTGGCTAGGTGCAATGGTAGCTGCTGCTTTCATTTATACCGTTATTACTGGACTATTCCTCTTAATGTATTACCAACCAGCCTTTGCATATCAATCTACACAAAGTATAATTTCTAGTGTACCATATGGCCCGGTATTGTTATTTAGCCATTTATATGGTGCATACATAATGATAATATTAGCATATATACACATGTTTAGAAACTTCTACAAGGGAGCATACAAAAAGCCGAGAGAATTGCAGTGGATAACCGGAGTGATTCTCCTTTTACTAACATTAGGGGCATCGTTCTTTGGATACAGCTTAGTCAGTGATGTCCTTGGAGTAAACGCGATAGATATTGGAGATCAACTATTGGTTGGTACTGGTATTCCAGGTGCAACAGCTATAGTAGGCTGGCTGTTTGGTCCAGGAGGAAGTGCAGCATTATCTTCGGATCCCTTAGTGAGATCAGAATTGTTTGATAGATTATTAGGGTGGCATATATTGCTAGTATTTCTGCTGGGAGTTTTATTCCTATTTCACTTCATGCTAGCAGAGAGGTATGGAATGACGCCTTCAGCTAAAGATAAACCTAAAGTACCGGCATATTACACTAAGGAAGAACAGCAAAGATTTAATGAGTGGTGGCCTAGGAACTTTGTTTATATGCTATCAGTTGTATTACTAACATGGGGAATAATATTATTTGTTCCCAACTTATTAGCAAATATAAATGGGTTACCAATAGTGATTAATCCCTATCCAGCCCCGCAAGCAGGTTCGCCAGAGTCTACGAGTGTGCAACCCTATCCACCATGGTTCTTCTTATTCCTATACAAATTTGTAGATTTCCTATTACCTAACGGAATGCCAATTACTCCAATATTAGTTTTGGCGGTGCTTATTATAGGTCTTTTAGTACTAATCTTCCTTCCATTCTTAGATCCCAGTGACGACTTACGTGTTACTAGGAGAAAGTTCTGGACATGGATAGTTAGTACTTTAGCTGTATATCTGATAGAGTTATCTGTGTGGGGATACTTGGAACCAGGTGTGCCAGTTCCGTTCTCACAAGAGATAGAATACTTAGGGTTACCGTTAATTATTATAGGAATACTTGTCTACTTATGGCCAGTAAAGCAAAATAATACTCCAATTACCAGAGCTGAAACAAAGGTAATTAAAATGAACATAACTCCAATGGAAATACTCTTAGCTTCCGTATCCGCATTATCCTTGGCAGGGACATTTGTAAACTTCCTAGAATTCCCAACAATTGTAAACGGAATTATTCTAATACCAGTGGGATTATTTACATTGTATATGCTAAGAAGAGTTGCCGCATTTATAGTCGGAAAAAAACCAGTAGCAGCTGTAGGAAGCAGTGTAGCAGCCAGTTGGAGCAAGAAAGCCGCGTTTTATGGAATAGTAATAATTTTCATCGTATCCTTATTCCTATTAGGTCTAATGTGGACCTTACCGAGTATAGGGCCACAATCAACTTATGCTGGAATGGATTTAGGCGTAATTCTAATGCTATGGGGAATAGCAGTGCAACTTTATCATTATGAAATCTATGTAAAATAGGGGTGAATGAGAATGAATAAGCTAGGTATAGCAATTTTGGCTCTAATATTTGGAGCCACCTCATTCATGGCTGGGTTTATGGCGTATAACCTGTTATGGGACTCTGTTAAAATTATAGCAATGTTGGTGAGATAAAAATGAAAAAATATACCATAGCTGGAATTATATCGGGAATAATGGCTATATTTTTTATAATACTCTCCTTACCTCTTAACTTCATTTCGGCACGTAGTATAGGAGTTGATCCCACAAGTATAATAATGGCAACAGTCTACATGCTCTTAGCGAGCATAATATTCATAATACTCTTTAAGGGAATAAACAAGCTATGAAGGTTTATAAGCTTTTTAAAATTATTTTTTTATTTATAACTCAAGTCTAACTAACATATATTAATTACAATCACCGTAAATTAGTAGTTAGTTTCAAATATCTTATGCGTCTATATAAAACATTTTTCATAGAAAGATATAATAGGAAATGACGTCATGAAATCAGATTTGGATTAACTATATATACTAAATAGTTCTATGATTGACTATTAGCCATGAAGTGGAAATACATTGCATCAATTTATGCAATATACATAATTATATCTGTGGTGGTTAAAATTGTAGGAGAAGCTAATTTTCCGGGGAATATATATTTCCTTTATTTGATCAACCATTCCCAACTTCCAGCATTTAATCCTATAATGTTATTCTTCAGTAAATACGGGAGAGAGTATATTTGGATACCAGTGACTGCTATCTTATTCATTATGAGTGGGAAGTTTAGACGAAGTTCACTCTTATTAGTTGGAGGATTTATAATAGCTATAATTTTGGGAGAGGTTTCAAAATATGTAATGGCTCAGCCAAGACCATTTCTAATTCTACATAACGTAAATTTACTAGTTCCAGAACCCACTGATTATTCTTATCCTTCAGGACATGCATTGATAGTGGCTGTAGGTGCAATGATAGTTCTCTTAACTTTACCATATTACATCTCAATACCGCTACTTATAGAAGCAGTGCTAACAAGCTATTCTAGAGTTTATATAGGAGTTCATTGGCCTTTAGATGTATTAACTGGATGGATATTAGGAATAGCAATAGCTTTAACTGCAATAAATCTAGAAAAGTTTATTTCAACAATTTATAATAGACTAGTTAACTCCATTGTCGGTAATGGAAGAAAAACAAATTTAAAACGGCAAAAGTAAAGAAAAAATCTTGTGGAAAAGCTAACAGATTTAGAATTTAGAGCATTGGAAATTTTAAGAGAAGATTCTAGGATAAGTGTTACGGAGCTTGCAAAAAGGCTTAATATTAGTAGGAGTACTGCCACAAGGCTTCTAAGAAATCTTAGTAAAAAGGGTGTAAAATTTACTATTAAATTTCAGAATGAACCACTTATCGCTTTTACAATTTCAGAGTCTTGCCAAAGTGACGAGTGTTATAAGCTGTTGGACGGTAGATTTATCAACATAATAAGAGCTAATACATTAGAAGATTTAGAAAATAAGCTAAAAAATGTTCAGGGAAAAGATCTAGTATTCATAGGTAAGAGTAACTTTGTAGTTAAATGTGATTACTGCGGTAAGGAAATATACGATAACCCCTTAACATATAAAATTGGAAGAAGAACGTATTACGCTTGTTGCAACTCTTGTTTGACTGGGTTAAAGGAAAAGTTTGCACGTAATAATGATTTGCATTTACATTAGTTTTAGAGTCATTTTGACTCTTGTAAATTTTAAGTAGATACGAATTGACAGAAGAAAAAGTTCTTTATAAAAAACCAATAATTAATATTATGATAATCGATCCTGTTTGTGGAATGGAAGTAGATGAAAAAAGCCAATATAAGACAATGTATAAAGGAAAAGTCTACTATTTTTGCTCATCATATTGCCTTAAGGAGTTTCAGAAGAACCCAGAAGAATATCTAAGGGGTGGACCTAAGGGAATGCCTCATGGTCACTGAGAAGAAAGAGGAGTTGAGAATTACAGATAAGGAGGAACAGCTAAAGATAATTGGAATGCATTGCGCCACATGCGTAATGAGTGTATCTAAGTCTTTGAAGTCAGTTAGTGGTGTTAAAGATGCGGAAGTAAATCTAGCAACTGGTAGTGCAAAAGTAATCCTAAGTGGTAACGTTAGATTAAAGGAATTAGTAAAAGCTGTGAGAAAGGCTGGTTATGATGTTGCCACAGAAAAGTTCACTGTAAAACTGAATGTCAACCCAGAGGAAATGCCTAAAATAGAGAGGAAGTTCGAAAACGTTAAGGGAGTAGTCGATGTAAAATCCAATCCTGGTCTAGGAATAGTAAGCGTGGAGTATAACCTTGAATCCACTACTCCGGAGGAAATATTGAAGGAAGCTGGAGTAAAAGGAGAAATAATAAATGAACAACGTAGTGAAAGAAGCGTACTCTATGAAGACTTCTATGACTTATTAAAGAGATTGGTAATAGGCATAACATTTACACCTTTAACTTATCTATTTCCATTCTTTTTAGGTATCTTATTATCGATACCGGTACAATTTTACTCAGGATTGAGATTTCATAAAGGTGCTTATAGAGCCTTAAAGAATAGAACTACTAATATGGATGTGCTTGTCTCCTTAGCGTCAAACATATTGTGGTTCTCTGGTATTTTCCTTCATAGTACATTTTACGCTGATGCTTCATTATTGATAACCTTCATACTCGTTGGTAAAACGTTAGAAGCTTATATTAAAGCAAAGATGAGTTCCGAAATACGTATAGAGCCTTACAAGGCTACTCTGAAAGACGGAAGAGTAGTTAACTCCAATGAACTAAAGGTAGGTGATATAATAATTGTTAGGACTGGGGAGAGAATACCAGCTGATGGAATTATTGAGAGTGGGGAGGGAGAAGTAAACGAGGCAATACTTACTGGAGAACAGAAACCAGTATTAAAGAGAAAAGGAGATAACGTCTTAGCTGGTGGTATCTTAGTAAATGGATACCTAGAAATATACGTAACTAGAAACTGGGATAGGAGCTATATTATACAAGTGATAGAGAGTGTAAGAGGAGCCTATAATGCTAGAGTTTCTATCCAAAATCTGGTGGACAAAGTTTCCTCCGTATTCGTACCCATAGTTATTACTCTTTCAGCACTTACGTTTCTTGTTTGGAAATTTGTACTGGGCTATAACTTGTATTCCTCTCTACTTTTCAGTGTAGCTGTATTAGCTGCAGCGTGCCCTTGCGCATTAGGCTTAGCGTCACCTATGGCGATGTTAGTTAGTGTTCGTAGAGCACTAAAAAGAGGTATTATAATTAGGGATGGTAGTATTTTAGAGGAAATAAGGAATGTTAACGTTGCGGTCTTAGACAAAACTGGTACTGTAACTGAAGGTGAGTATGTGATTATTACTAAGAAGGAGTTCATTAACGGAGCGTTTGATTTGGCCACAATCGCAGAAAGTAGAAGTATACATCCTATTGCTAAAGCTTTTCATAAAATTATGAATGATGGTAAGGTTGAACAATTTGAGGAATTCCCAGGAAGAGGAATATATGCAAGGGTAAACGGAAATGATGTAATTGTAGGAAGCAAGGATTTCGTGAAAAGCAATTGTGATTGGAATGTTGAAGACGAAGGAGATATTTTAATTTGTGTTAATGGGAGAGCTGGAGGGATAGTTAACATAAGGGACAAGCTTAGGGATGACGCTAAAAGAGTGATAAATTATATGAGAGAAAGGGGAATTAGGGTGATAATAGCCACTGGAGATAGTAGTAATTACGCTGATGAAATAGGGAAGGAGTTAGGTGTTGAAGTTCGCAAGGGATTAACTCCAGATGACAAAGCGGAGTTGGTGAAGGAATTGAGGGAAAATGATAATAAAGTGATGTTTATAGGTGATGGGATAAATGATGCAATTGCTATGAGAGAGGCTGACGTAGGTATAGCTGTCTCTAGTGGTACTGATTTGGCTAAGAGTGCTGGTAAAGTCGTGATTAACTCCTTAGATGACGTAATAGGACTATTTGAACAAGCGAAATTGGGAGTTAGGAAAATTAAGGAGAATTTGGCGTGGGCATTTGGCTATAATACAGTAATAATACCTATTGCAGCAGGATCGTTTTACCCAACCATATATTTACCGCCAGAATACGCGGCACTCGCAATGGGATTTAGTAGCGTGATAGTGAGTTTATGGTCTCTAGTACCAATTTAATAAATAGGGAAAAAGAAGTAGAAAAGTATATCTTAAAAATTAGAACATAAAATTTTTGTATATACAAAAATACTATCTTTTATTAGGCGTTAACGACAACTTCTTTCTTATTAGCCTCTTCTTGTTTCTTCTTTCCTTCAACCTTAGACATAATGTAATTTATCGCTCTTTGTAACTCTGCCTTATGCTTAGTCGTAATGTGTTTTTCTAATTTCCCTTCGTCAAGTTTTTCATTGCAGAGAAGGCATGTATACATTCCATCTGTTTTATATACAATAGGACTCACTTTGGCATTTGATTGCTTTATCAACGCTATTAGTTTTTTAGCCTTCCCTTCTCCACCAGCTTTCTCCACGAATCTCATTATGTTTCCTCTGATTGTGTGCTTTGTTATTCCGTATTTATATGCCAGTACACTTGGTCTTTCTCCTTCTACTAGATAGCTATATATAGCATCAACTACATATGCTTTATCAGCTAGCATCTTTATGGCTATATATTTTATACTCTCATTAGTCATACATGATATATTCTCCTAGTAGTTTTTAAACCTTTCTATTATAAGTATCTAATACTTATACCCTATTAATCTTATCAACAATACTAATTTAGTATTAAAGGGACTTAACTTAGAATGAAAAAATCCTTATGTTTTCTGCAAAAAGTTTTTAGCATTATTGTCAATACTTTAACTAATGATTAAAACAATTGACATTTCAAAGACTTTTAAAATAAAGGATAAGGTGATAAAAGCTGTAGATGATGTTTCCTTTGAGATAGAAAGAAATACGACTGGGGCTTTAGTGGGACCGAATGGGGCAGGAAAAACAACCGTGATTAAAATGCTTTCGACTCTCATAATACCTAGTTCTGGAGATGCAATAGTTAATGGTTATAGTATAACTAGGGAGGAAAAGAAAGTTAGAGAATCAATAGGTTTAGTTACAGTGAGTGAAAGGTTATTCTATTATAGATTGACTGCCTTAGAAAACTTAGTATTCTTCGCTAGTTTGCAAAACTTATCCCTATCCGATGCTAGGAGAAGAGCAAGGGAGGTATTGGAAATTGTAGGATTATCCGAATGGGAAAACATACCATACATGAAGTTTAGTACTGGGATGCAGAGAAAATTGGCATTAGCTAGAGCACTAATAACGGATCCGCCAGTGCTACTATTGGATGAACCTACCTTAGGTTTAGATCCACTCTCAGCTAGAATGTTTAGGGATTTAGTTAGAAGAATTGGTAGAGATAAGACTATTCTCCTTACCTCACATTACATGAAGGATATTGAGGAGTTAGCAGAGAAGATAATACTATTAAAGAAAGGCAAAGTAATAGCTGAAGGAAACAAAGAGAATTTAAAGAATTACTTAGGCAAAGTAATAGAAGTAGAAGTAAATGAGTATCCATTAGCATTAGGTAAATACGTGGTGGAAACTTCAACAAATTACTACATTTTGAGGATACCAGAGAAGGAACTTGATGAATTAAAGGATTATAGGGTAATTAAGGAGGAAGAGCCATCATTAGAAGATGTGTATATATTTTTAATAGGAGATGTTGAGGATTCGGCAAGGTTAGAAGCGGTAAGGAGAGGAGGATGGGGAGGAAGATGGGGATAAGCGGAAAACTCTACTCTTTCTTATATTTGAGAGGATTTAAGATATGGATATCGTATAGAACCCAAACAATATTAACGGTATTAGGTTGGGTTCTCCCAGTTTTCACGTATTACTTCACTGGAACTGCATTAGGAAATAGACTAGTGAGTGAAGTAGGAGTAAGTAATTATACAGCATTTTTCACTATAGGTTTAGCTTTCCAAGGATATGTATCTTCCGTAATTTCAACCATAAGTCAAAGGTTACGTAATGAACAGCTTTATGGAACAATAGAGTATTATGTTATCTCAAGAACTGGAACGTTTGGATTTTTGTTGTATTCAGCACTTTGGGGTCTTACTCTAAATACAATTAATGCGATTATAATTTTGGCCATAGGATTTGCGTTAAATATACATTATAACATTAATGTACTCAGTGCAATAGTGATTATAATATTGTTAATATTATCAACCTTAGGTATAGGTATGATAGCTGGGGCCGTAACAATGATAACAAAACAAGGTAATCCCATTTCATTCTTCTTCAACACCTTTACAAATCTTATTGGGGGTACAGTATTTCCAGTCACAGTGCTTCCACTATTTGTTAGGTATATAAGTTACGGAATTCCTTTAACATGGGCATTAGAGGGATTAAGAGAGGCATTTTTAAATGGAACTCCTATAACTGGTGTTGCCCAATTTATTATAATATTAGCCATATTTGACATAGTTCTATTGCCATTAGGCATATTTTCATATAATTACGCATTCAAAAAAGCTAGAGAAAAAGGTACTCTAGCAGAATACTAATATAGACAAATGACTATTGACCACTATGGCAATACCTTAAAAACTATAAGAAAAAAGATTACTCGTGAGTCAAAATGTTATACCGAGAGAGTATAGATTTAGATGAGTTTTTGACCCTAGAGGCTCTAGGTGCTTACTAATCATGTTATTTTTGTTACTATCGATTTCACTA includes:
- a CDS encoding YHS domain-containing protein, translating into MIIDPVCGMEVDEKSQYKTMYKGKVYYFCSSYCLKEFQKNPEEYLRGGPKGMPHGH
- a CDS encoding heavy metal translocating P-type ATPase, which encodes MVTEKKEELRITDKEEQLKIIGMHCATCVMSVSKSLKSVSGVKDAEVNLATGSAKVILSGNVRLKELVKAVRKAGYDVATEKFTVKLNVNPEEMPKIERKFENVKGVVDVKSNPGLGIVSVEYNLESTTPEEILKEAGVKGEIINEQRSERSVLYEDFYDLLKRLVIGITFTPLTYLFPFFLGILLSIPVQFYSGLRFHKGAYRALKNRTTNMDVLVSLASNILWFSGIFLHSTFYADASLLITFILVGKTLEAYIKAKMSSEIRIEPYKATLKDGRVVNSNELKVGDIIIVRTGERIPADGIIESGEGEVNEAILTGEQKPVLKRKGDNVLAGGILVNGYLEIYVTRNWDRSYIIQVIESVRGAYNARVSIQNLVDKVSSVFVPIVITLSALTFLVWKFVLGYNLYSSLLFSVAVLAAACPCALGLASPMAMLVSVRRALKRGIIIRDGSILEEIRNVNVAVLDKTGTVTEGEYVIITKKEFINGAFDLATIAESRSIHPIAKAFHKIMNDGKVEQFEEFPGRGIYARVNGNDVIVGSKDFVKSNCDWNVEDEGDILICVNGRAGGIVNIRDKLRDDAKRVINYMRERGIRVIIATGDSSNYADEIGKELGVEVRKGLTPDDKAELVKELRENDNKVMFIGDGINDAIAMREADVGIAVSSGTDLAKSAGKVVINSLDDVIGLFEQAKLGVRKIKENLAWAFGYNTVIIPIAAGSFYPTIYLPPEYAALAMGFSSVIVSLWSLVPI
- a CDS encoding ABC transporter ATP-binding protein; its protein translation is MIKTIDISKTFKIKDKVIKAVDDVSFEIERNTTGALVGPNGAGKTTVIKMLSTLIIPSSGDAIVNGYSITREEKKVRESIGLVTVSERLFYYRLTALENLVFFASLQNLSLSDARRRAREVLEIVGLSEWENIPYMKFSTGMQRKLALARALITDPPVLLLDEPTLGLDPLSARMFRDLVRRIGRDKTILLTSHYMKDIEELAEKIILLKKGKVIAEGNKENLKNYLGKVIEVEVNEYPLALGKYVVETSTNYYILRIPEKELDELKDYRVIKEEEPSLEDVYIFLIGDVEDSARLEAVRRGGWGGRWG
- a CDS encoding ABC transporter permease codes for the protein MGISGKLYSFLYLRGFKIWISYRTQTILTVLGWVLPVFTYYFTGTALGNRLVSEVGVSNYTAFFTIGLAFQGYVSSVISTISQRLRNEQLYGTIEYYVISRTGTFGFLLYSALWGLTLNTINAIIILAIGFALNIHYNINVLSAIVIIILLILSTLGIGMIAGAVTMITKQGNPISFFFNTFTNLIGGTVFPVTVLPLFVRYISYGIPLTWALEGLREAFLNGTPITGVAQFIIILAIFDIVLLPLGIFSYNYAFKKAREKGTLAEY